Proteins encoded together in one Vitis vinifera cultivar Pinot Noir 40024 chromosome 4, ASM3070453v1 window:
- the LOC100241413 gene encoding vacuolar iron transporter homolog 1-like: MAPQTLQSRHEHKLPVVDDDTDQRTERVQRAQWLRAAILGANDGLLSTTSLMLGIGAIRHDRWSMVLSGLAGALAGACSMAVGEFVSVSMQRDIEEATANTMKGEENNIIGKETLPSPYKAAAASALAFLCGSFVPIASAMFAAHNTVRTVVIVVVASLALALFGGVGAQLGGAPIRVSAVRVLVGGWVAMAITYGLLKPFEKEE; the protein is encoded by the exons ATGGCTCCTCAAACACTCCAATCTCGTCATGAACACAAGCTTCCTGTAGTAGATGATGATACAGATCAAAGGACTGAGCGAGTTCAACGAGCTCAATGGCTCCGAGCTGCCATTCTGGGTGCAAATGATGGCTTGCTCTCTACTACTTCATTGATGCTTGGCATAGGCGCAATTCGACATGATAGATGGTCCATGGTCCTCTCTGGATTGGCTGGAGCTCTTGCTGGCGCCTGCAGCATGGCGGTCGGGGAGTTTGTTTCCGTTTCCATGCAGAGGGATATCGAAGAGGCAACT GCAAACACAATGAAAGGAGAGGAGAATAACATCATTGGCAAGGAAACACTGCCAAGCCCATATAAGGCAGCAGCTGCATCAGCCTTGGCATTTTTGTGTGGGTCATTTGTTCCAATAGCATCCGCAATGTTTGCGGCTCACAACACAGTGAGGACTGTGGTGATTGTCGTGGTGGCCTCATTAGCTCTGGCTCTGTTTGGAGGAGTGGGAGCTCAGCTTGGTGGAGCACCAATCAGGGTATCGGCGGTGAGAGTTCTGGTTGGGGGTTGGGTCGCCATGGCAATCACCTATGGGTTGCTCAAGCCTTTTGAGAAAGAAGAATAA
- the LOC100246533 gene encoding subtilisin-like serine-protease S isoform X1: protein MLQKPSNPHLHPTQSRHPPLLTFPGRCFPPSRVLCMYINVNMVYVVYMGSRTSDDPDEILRQNHQMLTAVHKGSTERAQASHVYSYRHGFKGFAAKLTEQQASEMANMPGVVSVFPNLKRRLHTTHSWDFMGLVGEETMEIPGYSTKNQENVIIGFIDTGIWPESPSFSDDNMPSIPAGWNGQCQSGEAFNASSCNRKVIGARYYLSGYEAEEDLITSVSFKSPRDSSGHGSHTASTAAGRHVTNMNYKGLAAGGARGGAPMARIAVYKTCWASGCYDVDLLAAFDDAIRDGVHILSLSLGPEAPQGDYFNDAISLGSFHAASHGVVVVASVGNEGSQGSATNLAPWMITVAASSTDRDFTSDIVLGDGANFTGESLSLFEMNASTSIISASEAYAGYFTPYQSSYCLESSLNNTKTRGKILVCQHAESSTDSKLAKSAVVREAGGVGMILIDEADKDVAIPFVIPAAIVGRGTGGRILSYINHTRKPVSRIFPAKTVLGSHPAPRVAAFSSKGPNALNPEILKPDVSAPGLNILAAWSPAIEKMHFNILSGTSMACPHVTGIVALVKAVHPSWSPSAIKSAIMTTATILDKNRRSITVDPEGRKGNAFDYGSGFVNPTRVLDPGLIYDTEPTDYKAFLCSIGYSEKLLHLITRDNSTCDQTFATASALNYPSITVPNLKDNSSVSRTVTNVGKPRSIYKAVVSAPTGINVTVVPHRLIFSHYGQKINFTVHLKVAAPSHSYVFGFLSWRNKYTRVTSPLVVRVAPTSLGLMR from the exons ATGCTCCAAAAGCCAAGTAACCCCCACCTGCACCCCACTCAGTCACGACACCCTCCACTTCTCACGTTTCCAGGGCGTTGCTTTCCTCCCTCCCGTGTCCTTTGTATGTATATTAATGTTAATATG GTGTATGTAGTTTATATGGGTAGCAGAACTAGCGATGACCCGGATGAAATTCTCAGGCAAAACCACCAAATGCTTACTGCAGTTCATAAAGGAAG TACTGAGCGAGCCCAGGCCTCCCACGTTTATAGTTATAGACATGGTTTCAAAGGCTTTGCGGCGAAGTTGACGGAGCAGCAAGCTTCGGAAATGGCTA ATATGCCCGGCGTGGTCTCTGTGTTTCCCAATTTAAAAAGAAGGCTGCACACCACTCATTCGTGGGATTTCATGGGTCTCGTGGGCGAAGAAACCATGGAAATTCCAGGGTATTCCACCAAGAATCAAGAAAATGTTATCATTGGTTTCATTGATACGG GTATATGGCCTGAATCCCCAAGTTTCAGTGATGACAACATGCCTTCAATACCAGCTGGATGGAATGGACAATGCCAATCAGGAGAAGCATTTAATGCATCATCTTGCAACAG GAAAGTGATTGGAGCCAGATATTATTTGAGTGGCTATGAAGCTGAAGAAGATCTGATAACGTCTGTGTCATTCAAATCCCCTAGGGACAGTTCTGGTCATGGCAGCCACACAGCCTCAACAGCTGCAGGCCGGCATGTGACAAACATGAATTATAAGGGCTTGGCAGCCGGAGGTGCTAGGGGAGGTGCTCCGATGGCAAGGATTGCAGTGTACAAGACTTGTTGGGCCTCAGGTTGCTACGATGTGGACTTACTAGCTGCCTTTGATGATGCAATTAGAGATGGCGTTCATATCTTGTCTCTGTCCCTAGGTCCTGAAGCACCTCAGGGAGATTATTTTAATGATGCCATCTCCTTGGGATCATTCCATGCTGCTAGCCATGGGGTAGTGGTAGTTGCTTCAGTTGGAAATGAAGGAAGTCAAGGTTCTGCAACAAACCTTGCTCCATGGATGATCACTGTTGCCGCTAGTTCAACAGATAGGGATTTTACATCTGATATCGTATTAGGAGATGGTGCTAATTTCACG GGTGAAAGTCTGAGTCTGTTTGAAATGAATGCCTCCACAAGCATCATCTCTGCTTCCGAAGCCTATGCAGGATACTTCACTCCCTATCAATCCAG CTACTGTTTGGAGAGTTCCTTGAATAATACCAAGACTAGAGGGAAGATTTTGGTATGCCAACATGCCGAGAGTTCAACAGATTCAAAGCTGGCAAAGAGTGCAGTAGTCAGAGAAGCTGGTGGAGTTGGGATGATTCTTATAGATGAAGCAGATAAGGATGTTGCCATTCCTTTTGTGATCCCTGCAGCTATTGTTGGAAGGGGCACAGGGGGCAGGATTCTATCCTATATTAATCATACACG AAAACCAGTTTCTAGGATTTTCCCAGCAAAGACTGTATTGGGATCTCATCCTGCTCCTCGAGTTGCAGCATTTTCTTCAAAAGGTCCCAATGCCTTAAACCCAGAAATTTTGAAG CCTGATGTCTCAGCTCCTGGATTGAATATCCTTGCAGCCTGGTCTCCAGCAATTGAGAAAATGCATTTCAACATTCTCTCTGGAACTTCTATGGCTTGTCCGCATGTAACAGGAATTGTGGCCTTGGTCAAAGCTGTGCATCCATCATGGTCTCCATCTGCAATTAAATCTGCGATCATGACAACGG CAACTATTTTGGATAAGAACCGCAGGTCCATCACTGTTGACCCTGAAGGAAGAAAGGGGAATGCATTTGATTATGGCTCAGGCTTCGTGAACCCCACAAGAGTCCTTGATCCTGGCCTCATCTATGATACAGAGCCAACAGATTACAAAGCGTTCCTCTGTTCAATCGGTTACTCTGAGAAGTTGCTGCATTTGATCACAAGGGACAACAGCACATGCGATCAAACTTTTGCAACTGCATCTGCACTGAACTACCCATCAATCACAGTGCCCAATCTTAAAGACAACTCCTCAGTTAGTCGAACAGTGACAAATGTTGGGAAACCAAGAAGTATTTATAAAGCAGTAGTGTCCGCTCCTACTGGAATTAATGTAACTgttgtaccacaccggttaatCTTCAGCCACTATGGCCAGAAGATCAATTTCACTGTGCATCTCAAGGTGGCTGCCCCATCACACAGCTATGTGTTTGGGTTCTTGTCATGGAGGAACAAATATACACGAGTAACCAGCCCACTGGTTGTCCGCGTTGCACCTACCAGTTTAGGGTTAATGAGATAA
- the LOC100246533 gene encoding subtilisin-like serine-protease S isoform X2 has translation MEMASLHYRSSRILHLFVGVFVAQLTISLSAKVYVVYMGSRTSDDPDEILRQNHQMLTAVHKGSTERAQASHVYSYRHGFKGFAAKLTEQQASEMANMPGVVSVFPNLKRRLHTTHSWDFMGLVGEETMEIPGYSTKNQENVIIGFIDTGIWPESPSFSDDNMPSIPAGWNGQCQSGEAFNASSCNRKVIGARYYLSGYEAEEDLITSVSFKSPRDSSGHGSHTASTAAGRHVTNMNYKGLAAGGARGGAPMARIAVYKTCWASGCYDVDLLAAFDDAIRDGVHILSLSLGPEAPQGDYFNDAISLGSFHAASHGVVVVASVGNEGSQGSATNLAPWMITVAASSTDRDFTSDIVLGDGANFTGESLSLFEMNASTSIISASEAYAGYFTPYQSSYCLESSLNNTKTRGKILVCQHAESSTDSKLAKSAVVREAGGVGMILIDEADKDVAIPFVIPAAIVGRGTGGRILSYINHTRKPVSRIFPAKTVLGSHPAPRVAAFSSKGPNALNPEILKPDVSAPGLNILAAWSPAIEKMHFNILSGTSMACPHVTGIVALVKAVHPSWSPSAIKSAIMTTATILDKNRRSITVDPEGRKGNAFDYGSGFVNPTRVLDPGLIYDTEPTDYKAFLCSIGYSEKLLHLITRDNSTCDQTFATASALNYPSITVPNLKDNSSVSRTVTNVGKPRSIYKAVVSAPTGINVTVVPHRLIFSHYGQKINFTVHLKVAAPSHSYVFGFLSWRNKYTRVTSPLVVRVAPTSLGLMR, from the exons ATGGAAATGGCTTCCTTGCACTATAGGTCTAGTAGAATTCTTCATCTATTTGTTGGTGTTTTTGTTGCACAACTCACCATATCTCTGTCTGCCAAG GTGTATGTAGTTTATATGGGTAGCAGAACTAGCGATGACCCGGATGAAATTCTCAGGCAAAACCACCAAATGCTTACTGCAGTTCATAAAGGAAG TACTGAGCGAGCCCAGGCCTCCCACGTTTATAGTTATAGACATGGTTTCAAAGGCTTTGCGGCGAAGTTGACGGAGCAGCAAGCTTCGGAAATGGCTA ATATGCCCGGCGTGGTCTCTGTGTTTCCCAATTTAAAAAGAAGGCTGCACACCACTCATTCGTGGGATTTCATGGGTCTCGTGGGCGAAGAAACCATGGAAATTCCAGGGTATTCCACCAAGAATCAAGAAAATGTTATCATTGGTTTCATTGATACGG GTATATGGCCTGAATCCCCAAGTTTCAGTGATGACAACATGCCTTCAATACCAGCTGGATGGAATGGACAATGCCAATCAGGAGAAGCATTTAATGCATCATCTTGCAACAG GAAAGTGATTGGAGCCAGATATTATTTGAGTGGCTATGAAGCTGAAGAAGATCTGATAACGTCTGTGTCATTCAAATCCCCTAGGGACAGTTCTGGTCATGGCAGCCACACAGCCTCAACAGCTGCAGGCCGGCATGTGACAAACATGAATTATAAGGGCTTGGCAGCCGGAGGTGCTAGGGGAGGTGCTCCGATGGCAAGGATTGCAGTGTACAAGACTTGTTGGGCCTCAGGTTGCTACGATGTGGACTTACTAGCTGCCTTTGATGATGCAATTAGAGATGGCGTTCATATCTTGTCTCTGTCCCTAGGTCCTGAAGCACCTCAGGGAGATTATTTTAATGATGCCATCTCCTTGGGATCATTCCATGCTGCTAGCCATGGGGTAGTGGTAGTTGCTTCAGTTGGAAATGAAGGAAGTCAAGGTTCTGCAACAAACCTTGCTCCATGGATGATCACTGTTGCCGCTAGTTCAACAGATAGGGATTTTACATCTGATATCGTATTAGGAGATGGTGCTAATTTCACG GGTGAAAGTCTGAGTCTGTTTGAAATGAATGCCTCCACAAGCATCATCTCTGCTTCCGAAGCCTATGCAGGATACTTCACTCCCTATCAATCCAG CTACTGTTTGGAGAGTTCCTTGAATAATACCAAGACTAGAGGGAAGATTTTGGTATGCCAACATGCCGAGAGTTCAACAGATTCAAAGCTGGCAAAGAGTGCAGTAGTCAGAGAAGCTGGTGGAGTTGGGATGATTCTTATAGATGAAGCAGATAAGGATGTTGCCATTCCTTTTGTGATCCCTGCAGCTATTGTTGGAAGGGGCACAGGGGGCAGGATTCTATCCTATATTAATCATACACG AAAACCAGTTTCTAGGATTTTCCCAGCAAAGACTGTATTGGGATCTCATCCTGCTCCTCGAGTTGCAGCATTTTCTTCAAAAGGTCCCAATGCCTTAAACCCAGAAATTTTGAAG CCTGATGTCTCAGCTCCTGGATTGAATATCCTTGCAGCCTGGTCTCCAGCAATTGAGAAAATGCATTTCAACATTCTCTCTGGAACTTCTATGGCTTGTCCGCATGTAACAGGAATTGTGGCCTTGGTCAAAGCTGTGCATCCATCATGGTCTCCATCTGCAATTAAATCTGCGATCATGACAACGG CAACTATTTTGGATAAGAACCGCAGGTCCATCACTGTTGACCCTGAAGGAAGAAAGGGGAATGCATTTGATTATGGCTCAGGCTTCGTGAACCCCACAAGAGTCCTTGATCCTGGCCTCATCTATGATACAGAGCCAACAGATTACAAAGCGTTCCTCTGTTCAATCGGTTACTCTGAGAAGTTGCTGCATTTGATCACAAGGGACAACAGCACATGCGATCAAACTTTTGCAACTGCATCTGCACTGAACTACCCATCAATCACAGTGCCCAATCTTAAAGACAACTCCTCAGTTAGTCGAACAGTGACAAATGTTGGGAAACCAAGAAGTATTTATAAAGCAGTAGTGTCCGCTCCTACTGGAATTAATGTAACTgttgtaccacaccggttaatCTTCAGCCACTATGGCCAGAAGATCAATTTCACTGTGCATCTCAAGGTGGCTGCCCCATCACACAGCTATGTGTTTGGGTTCTTGTCATGGAGGAACAAATATACACGAGTAACCAGCCCACTGGTTGTCCGCGTTGCACCTACCAGTTTAGGGTTAATGAGATAA
- the LOC100246533 gene encoding subtilisin-like serine-protease S isoform X4, producing MEMASLHYRSSRILHLFVGVFVAQLTISLSAKVYVVYMGSRTSDDPDEILRQNHQMLTAVHKGSTERAQASHVYSYRHGFKGFAAKLTEQQASEMANMPGVVSVFPNLKRRLHTTHSWDFMGLVGEETMEIPGYSTKNQENVIIGFIDTGIWPESPSFSDDNMPSIPAGWNGQCQSGEAFNASSCNRKVIGARYYLSGYEAEEDLITSVSFKSPRDSSGHGSHTASTAAGRHVTNMNYKGLAAGGARGGAPMARIAVYKTCWASGCYDVDLLAAFDDAIRDGVHILSLSLGPEAPQGDYFNDAISLGSFHAASHGVVVVASVGNEGSQGSATNLAPWMITVAASSTDRDFTSDIVLGDGANFTGESLSLFEMNASTSIISASEAYAGYFTPYQSSYCLESSLNNTKTRGKILVCQHAESSTDSKLAKSAVVREAGGVGMILIDEADKDVAIPFVIPAAIVGRGTGGRILSYINHTRKPVSRIFPAKTVLGSHPAPRVAAFSSKGPNALNPEILKPDVSAPGLNILAAWSPAIEKMHFNILSGTSMACPHVTGIVALVKAVHPSWSPSAIKSAIMTTGKCSNYFG from the exons ATGGAAATGGCTTCCTTGCACTATAGGTCTAGTAGAATTCTTCATCTATTTGTTGGTGTTTTTGTTGCACAACTCACCATATCTCTGTCTGCCAAG GTGTATGTAGTTTATATGGGTAGCAGAACTAGCGATGACCCGGATGAAATTCTCAGGCAAAACCACCAAATGCTTACTGCAGTTCATAAAGGAAG TACTGAGCGAGCCCAGGCCTCCCACGTTTATAGTTATAGACATGGTTTCAAAGGCTTTGCGGCGAAGTTGACGGAGCAGCAAGCTTCGGAAATGGCTA ATATGCCCGGCGTGGTCTCTGTGTTTCCCAATTTAAAAAGAAGGCTGCACACCACTCATTCGTGGGATTTCATGGGTCTCGTGGGCGAAGAAACCATGGAAATTCCAGGGTATTCCACCAAGAATCAAGAAAATGTTATCATTGGTTTCATTGATACGG GTATATGGCCTGAATCCCCAAGTTTCAGTGATGACAACATGCCTTCAATACCAGCTGGATGGAATGGACAATGCCAATCAGGAGAAGCATTTAATGCATCATCTTGCAACAG GAAAGTGATTGGAGCCAGATATTATTTGAGTGGCTATGAAGCTGAAGAAGATCTGATAACGTCTGTGTCATTCAAATCCCCTAGGGACAGTTCTGGTCATGGCAGCCACACAGCCTCAACAGCTGCAGGCCGGCATGTGACAAACATGAATTATAAGGGCTTGGCAGCCGGAGGTGCTAGGGGAGGTGCTCCGATGGCAAGGATTGCAGTGTACAAGACTTGTTGGGCCTCAGGTTGCTACGATGTGGACTTACTAGCTGCCTTTGATGATGCAATTAGAGATGGCGTTCATATCTTGTCTCTGTCCCTAGGTCCTGAAGCACCTCAGGGAGATTATTTTAATGATGCCATCTCCTTGGGATCATTCCATGCTGCTAGCCATGGGGTAGTGGTAGTTGCTTCAGTTGGAAATGAAGGAAGTCAAGGTTCTGCAACAAACCTTGCTCCATGGATGATCACTGTTGCCGCTAGTTCAACAGATAGGGATTTTACATCTGATATCGTATTAGGAGATGGTGCTAATTTCACG GGTGAAAGTCTGAGTCTGTTTGAAATGAATGCCTCCACAAGCATCATCTCTGCTTCCGAAGCCTATGCAGGATACTTCACTCCCTATCAATCCAG CTACTGTTTGGAGAGTTCCTTGAATAATACCAAGACTAGAGGGAAGATTTTGGTATGCCAACATGCCGAGAGTTCAACAGATTCAAAGCTGGCAAAGAGTGCAGTAGTCAGAGAAGCTGGTGGAGTTGGGATGATTCTTATAGATGAAGCAGATAAGGATGTTGCCATTCCTTTTGTGATCCCTGCAGCTATTGTTGGAAGGGGCACAGGGGGCAGGATTCTATCCTATATTAATCATACACG AAAACCAGTTTCTAGGATTTTCCCAGCAAAGACTGTATTGGGATCTCATCCTGCTCCTCGAGTTGCAGCATTTTCTTCAAAAGGTCCCAATGCCTTAAACCCAGAAATTTTGAAG CCTGATGTCTCAGCTCCTGGATTGAATATCCTTGCAGCCTGGTCTCCAGCAATTGAGAAAATGCATTTCAACATTCTCTCTGGAACTTCTATGGCTTGTCCGCATGTAACAGGAATTGTGGCCTTGGTCAAAGCTGTGCATCCATCATGGTCTCCATCTGCAATTAAATCTGCGATCATGACAACGG GAAAATGCAGCAACTATTTTGGATAA
- the LOC100246533 gene encoding subtilisin-like serine-protease S isoform X3, translating to MGSRTSDDPDEILRQNHQMLTAVHKGSTERAQASHVYSYRHGFKGFAAKLTEQQASEMANMPGVVSVFPNLKRRLHTTHSWDFMGLVGEETMEIPGYSTKNQENVIIGFIDTGIWPESPSFSDDNMPSIPAGWNGQCQSGEAFNASSCNRKVIGARYYLSGYEAEEDLITSVSFKSPRDSSGHGSHTASTAAGRHVTNMNYKGLAAGGARGGAPMARIAVYKTCWASGCYDVDLLAAFDDAIRDGVHILSLSLGPEAPQGDYFNDAISLGSFHAASHGVVVVASVGNEGSQGSATNLAPWMITVAASSTDRDFTSDIVLGDGANFTGESLSLFEMNASTSIISASEAYAGYFTPYQSSYCLESSLNNTKTRGKILVCQHAESSTDSKLAKSAVVREAGGVGMILIDEADKDVAIPFVIPAAIVGRGTGGRILSYINHTRKPVSRIFPAKTVLGSHPAPRVAAFSSKGPNALNPEILKPDVSAPGLNILAAWSPAIEKMHFNILSGTSMACPHVTGIVALVKAVHPSWSPSAIKSAIMTTATILDKNRRSITVDPEGRKGNAFDYGSGFVNPTRVLDPGLIYDTEPTDYKAFLCSIGYSEKLLHLITRDNSTCDQTFATASALNYPSITVPNLKDNSSVSRTVTNVGKPRSIYKAVVSAPTGINVTVVPHRLIFSHYGQKINFTVHLKVAAPSHSYVFGFLSWRNKYTRVTSPLVVRVAPTSLGLMR from the exons ATGGGTAGCAGAACTAGCGATGACCCGGATGAAATTCTCAGGCAAAACCACCAAATGCTTACTGCAGTTCATAAAGGAAG TACTGAGCGAGCCCAGGCCTCCCACGTTTATAGTTATAGACATGGTTTCAAAGGCTTTGCGGCGAAGTTGACGGAGCAGCAAGCTTCGGAAATGGCTA ATATGCCCGGCGTGGTCTCTGTGTTTCCCAATTTAAAAAGAAGGCTGCACACCACTCATTCGTGGGATTTCATGGGTCTCGTGGGCGAAGAAACCATGGAAATTCCAGGGTATTCCACCAAGAATCAAGAAAATGTTATCATTGGTTTCATTGATACGG GTATATGGCCTGAATCCCCAAGTTTCAGTGATGACAACATGCCTTCAATACCAGCTGGATGGAATGGACAATGCCAATCAGGAGAAGCATTTAATGCATCATCTTGCAACAG GAAAGTGATTGGAGCCAGATATTATTTGAGTGGCTATGAAGCTGAAGAAGATCTGATAACGTCTGTGTCATTCAAATCCCCTAGGGACAGTTCTGGTCATGGCAGCCACACAGCCTCAACAGCTGCAGGCCGGCATGTGACAAACATGAATTATAAGGGCTTGGCAGCCGGAGGTGCTAGGGGAGGTGCTCCGATGGCAAGGATTGCAGTGTACAAGACTTGTTGGGCCTCAGGTTGCTACGATGTGGACTTACTAGCTGCCTTTGATGATGCAATTAGAGATGGCGTTCATATCTTGTCTCTGTCCCTAGGTCCTGAAGCACCTCAGGGAGATTATTTTAATGATGCCATCTCCTTGGGATCATTCCATGCTGCTAGCCATGGGGTAGTGGTAGTTGCTTCAGTTGGAAATGAAGGAAGTCAAGGTTCTGCAACAAACCTTGCTCCATGGATGATCACTGTTGCCGCTAGTTCAACAGATAGGGATTTTACATCTGATATCGTATTAGGAGATGGTGCTAATTTCACG GGTGAAAGTCTGAGTCTGTTTGAAATGAATGCCTCCACAAGCATCATCTCTGCTTCCGAAGCCTATGCAGGATACTTCACTCCCTATCAATCCAG CTACTGTTTGGAGAGTTCCTTGAATAATACCAAGACTAGAGGGAAGATTTTGGTATGCCAACATGCCGAGAGTTCAACAGATTCAAAGCTGGCAAAGAGTGCAGTAGTCAGAGAAGCTGGTGGAGTTGGGATGATTCTTATAGATGAAGCAGATAAGGATGTTGCCATTCCTTTTGTGATCCCTGCAGCTATTGTTGGAAGGGGCACAGGGGGCAGGATTCTATCCTATATTAATCATACACG AAAACCAGTTTCTAGGATTTTCCCAGCAAAGACTGTATTGGGATCTCATCCTGCTCCTCGAGTTGCAGCATTTTCTTCAAAAGGTCCCAATGCCTTAAACCCAGAAATTTTGAAG CCTGATGTCTCAGCTCCTGGATTGAATATCCTTGCAGCCTGGTCTCCAGCAATTGAGAAAATGCATTTCAACATTCTCTCTGGAACTTCTATGGCTTGTCCGCATGTAACAGGAATTGTGGCCTTGGTCAAAGCTGTGCATCCATCATGGTCTCCATCTGCAATTAAATCTGCGATCATGACAACGG CAACTATTTTGGATAAGAACCGCAGGTCCATCACTGTTGACCCTGAAGGAAGAAAGGGGAATGCATTTGATTATGGCTCAGGCTTCGTGAACCCCACAAGAGTCCTTGATCCTGGCCTCATCTATGATACAGAGCCAACAGATTACAAAGCGTTCCTCTGTTCAATCGGTTACTCTGAGAAGTTGCTGCATTTGATCACAAGGGACAACAGCACATGCGATCAAACTTTTGCAACTGCATCTGCACTGAACTACCCATCAATCACAGTGCCCAATCTTAAAGACAACTCCTCAGTTAGTCGAACAGTGACAAATGTTGGGAAACCAAGAAGTATTTATAAAGCAGTAGTGTCCGCTCCTACTGGAATTAATGTAACTgttgtaccacaccggttaatCTTCAGCCACTATGGCCAGAAGATCAATTTCACTGTGCATCTCAAGGTGGCTGCCCCATCACACAGCTATGTGTTTGGGTTCTTGTCATGGAGGAACAAATATACACGAGTAACCAGCCCACTGGTTGTCCGCGTTGCACCTACCAGTTTAGGGTTAATGAGATAA
- the LOC100241316 gene encoding uncharacterized protein LOC100241316, whose protein sequence is MQDPRMPLPEEVSNLKPRKKKSSTQKAAQFQLQGKNVKEAPEFPLSLPLKTGQKVPKRSAKNEIAPMLQQPERSTSDSLPDNTSGNEYRALRRKYLLLEEESFALGRELREAEDEVKILENEKLALLDQLVVLEGLIDPSEFQPVGMQSP, encoded by the coding sequence ATGCAAGATCCAAGGATGCCGCTGCCTGAGGAAGTTTCAAATCTTAAGCCACGAAAAAAGAAATCCTCGACCCAAAAGGCTGCACAGTTTCAATTACAAGGTAAAAATGTCAAAGAGGCTCCAGAGTTTCCACTTTCCCTGCCTCTAAAAACAGGGCAGAAGGTCCCCAAAAGAAGTGCAAAGAATGAAATTGCTCCAATGTTGCAACAACCAGAGAGATCAACCTCAGATTCACTGCCAGACAATACATCTGGAAATGAGTACCGGGCACTGAGACGGAAGTATTTGCTGCTTGAGGAAGAGAGCTTTGCATTGGGAAGAGAATTGAGAGAGGCTGAAGATGAGGTTAAGATCCTGGAAAATGAAAAGCTTGCACTACTGGACCAGCTTGTTGTGTTAGAAGGTCTCATTGATCCTTCAGAGTTTCAGCCAGTGGGGATGCAGTCACCATAA